In the Pleuronectes platessa chromosome 8, fPlePla1.1, whole genome shotgun sequence genome, one interval contains:
- the nsd1a gene encoding histone-lysine N-methyltransferase NSD2 isoform X2, whose translation MNQSYRQAVRGSVFGSGQPEPRTRNGLVNTSYGNQCGTVKRVSDQPSAVQLPSSSRRQGYKQPDRTHCSLRRLQDHGAVVNGPDLQSDLHPRNHLHCASPISDEEEDDDDEEEFEARSVQQPPSPGNGDAMEAFDTLQDVNRNGFSPQSPDSLERCSPIPNGYLHFESTLFDSSDVKVEDEEGELSSSEELAPFHHSQKRSRGRSVADSKTPCGAGVDRRAYKPTVFNLMSKTISELNPTLSPSALPEITMRDGWSLGEESDSELASPVDPGLISPAGTNSNSNSPKKKLLPTVKYLEGDLVWAKFNRRPWWPCQVTSDPDKGNHTKMKVPNPRPCRMYFVETIGEIVERAWVPTNAIAAFGGGHEFGDLPVLRRRGKQKEKDYKYTIPRSLLTAWKVSVAEAEYLLPARQRNTESVLSVSLNGEERVPSPQPTEEQPEAPSPSKDPGLNPPASMPPSENDPHLIKNSSLQSNKSKVCKKKKKCLSDIFGHIVGGSTESSAVTNMLDQFHTTTHALKEEPKDSPYADLDSVPILHRPKRSAVSPVQDRKKEGSTKGKTKFAGKSNKCTDSLDSILSKKCTPKDTNTEQSLYCSPEEHSTNLPASSRLMTRALKAEEETDLKDALVTSQISTDSHNDNFPNNNAAITTETSPTRKYPKNASSSTNPSSPKRRARKPDKKLIRNGSLMKSKCADSGVSTMHPVEVKKENVVLDLSSSSSPPPLTLSPMDAFQDVKELMFQSLEKKNSSDCELAVFRPDSNYQFSTFLMLLKDMHDTRQKDGKPLTVPPSAVLIKEEPLVIPAVSGGDLLQGSSDGFTQRIKTENGLLGKNKVSRNAATKTKNRTKAIMMADTYHCEDFSFRSQTGSLDKKRRKQRAPAKLKSSVAGLSSDLADLAYGREFVSGHADLADPGSRAPAAADPSASYLVKMSESTMAPKKRWQVLEGAAEGKGEVLSDASAEMNRSYSTRASPDLDLEDERLEDDSLFLEMSGTGGNSENKRLRKPTKRLLESTEGYEQIFAPKKKSKKHTSESSKMASGMMELLDGSPPQGSVTSASSPVGPSEAPSEPEPSPTRDELSPLPSSSSPAMTPPALIPETPEETDLPPESDTGLAVQERKRPRKLSHKVLECTIEEVSVDPTKKKEPKRHVGATELKVSVRKTQVESLKMEKPEPGTSSAPADDPQHPESEDILSPNRPPSPRGAKTPEQETDTEACSTDEKPNVHTGTLTPKPEVLSVALNDSLPSHVDVKGKIGATSLKENVCQVCERTGDLLVCDGHCYGAFHLQCIGLSVAPRGKFLCHECKAGVHTCFVCKKSGGVKRCIIPLCGKFYHTECILAYSATQTHNKGCRCPLHVCLSCHITNPLNVCSSKGRLARCVRCPVAYHANDNCMAAGSLVLANNSFLCPNHFTARKGCKNHEHINVSWCFVCSEGGSLLCCESCPAAFHKECLNMEMPQGSWFCNDCKSGKRPRIKDILWVKWGRYRWWPAEVCMAKDVPNNILRMKHEVGEFPVQFFGSKDFVWTYQARVFPYMDGDTHNIEKMGKGADAVYKNALTNAAERFKALQAEKEMRQLQEDRKNDKKPPPYKHIRVNRPIGKVQIITADLSEIPRCNCKASDEHPCGIDSECINRMLMYECHPQVCAAGEQCQNQTFTKRQYTTVEIFRTLSRGWGLRGVADIKKGAFVSEYVGEVIDEEECRARIRHAQENDICNFYMLTLDKDRIIDAGPKGNQARFMNHCCQPNCETQKWTVNGDTRVGLFSLQDIPQGVELTFNYNLECLGNGKTACKCGAPNCSGFLGVRPKNQPPAEKVKEGRRRKRKTKQVVTKEREDECFSCGDGGQIVSCKKPGCPKVYHADCLNLAKRPAGRWECPWHQCDICGKEAASFCEMCPSSYCKEHREGMLFISKLDGKLSCSEHDPCGPDPLEPGEIREYVPNTTSVRPGSMAVPVTPSLAPESRRASSSSSAAATPVSSPTGQAELDKQEPPPRLYINTKTATSSFIPSTRVYLTDRTEGFSTPTSSKGEREDGEVEDGEVCGLEVEDVDGDDDDVDDDDDEDEEEDDEDNNEEEEEAEEEEEEEAEEEDDAEEEEEEEEEDEMEEMEIVEDEEEDQPLYGNDLLEEGEKEEDEEEEEEEEDDDDNDDDEGGDVYDTWGGYADEDGEVEGEDFEEWGRVEDDDK comes from the exons ATGAATCAGTCATACAGACAGGCGGTTAGGGGCTCAGTGTTTGGTTCAGGCCAGCCAGAGCCGAGGACCCGCAATGGCCTGGTGAACACTTCCTATGGAAACCAATGTGGCACAGTGAAGCGTGTGTCAGACCAACCGTCAGCTGTGCAGCTGCCATCCTCCAGTCGGAGACAGGGCTACAAGCAGCCGGACCGAACTCACTGCTCGCTGAGGAGGCTGCAGGACCATGGTGCTGTGGTCAACGGGCCGGACCTCCAGAGTGACCTGCATCCAAGGAACCACTTGCACTGTGCAAGCCCAATaagtgatgaagaagaagatgatgatgatgaggaggagtttGAGGCCCGGTCAGTCCAGCAGCCTCCTTCTCCAGGCAACGGTGATGCCATGGAGGCTTTTGACACGCTGCAGGACGTGAACAGAAACGGCTTCTCGCCGCAAAGTCCTGACAGCCTGGAGCGCTGTTCTCCCATCCCCAATGGCTACCTGCACTTTGAGTCCACGCTCTTTGACAGCAGTGACGTTAaggtggaggacgaggagggggagctcagcagcagtgaggagCTGGCGCCTTTTCACCACTCCCAAAAGAGGAGTCGGGGCAGATCTGTGGCTGACAGTAAGACCCCATGTGGTGCGGGGGTGGACAGACGAGCATACAAACCTACTGTTTTTAATCTCATGTCCAAAACTATATCTGAACTCAACCCTACACTAAGCCCCAGTGCACTGCCAGAAATCACTATGAGAGATGGGTGGAGTTTGGGTGAGGAATCAGACAGTGAACTTGCCTCCCCTGTTGACCCTGGACTTATTTCACCAGCCGGGACCAACTCTAAC TCCAACAGCCCAAAGAAGAAGCTTCTTCCTACAGTGAAGTACTTGGAAGGAGACTTGGTGTGGGCCAAGTTCAACAGACGGCCCTGGTGGCCATGCCAAGTCACCTCTGACCCAGACAAAGGGAACCACACTAAGATGAAAG TTCCCAATCCCCGTCCTTGTCGGATGTACTTCGTGGAGACGATTGGAGAGATTGTGGAACGCGCCTGGGTCCCGACGAACGCCATCGCAGCTTTTGGAGGAGGCCATGAGTTTGGAGATTTGCCTGTGCTTCGACGGAGAGGGAAGCAGAAGGAAAAAGACTACAAGTACacg ATACCCAGGAGTTTACTGACTGCGTGGAAAGTCAGTGTGGCAGAAGCTGAGTATCTGCTCCCGGCTCGACAAAGGAATACTGAAAGTGTGCTCTCAGTGTCCTTGAATGGAGAGGAGCGTGTTCCCAGCCCGCAACCTACTGAAGAGCAACCGGAGGCCCCCTCTCCCTCCAAGGACCCCGGCCTAAATCCACCAGCAAGTATGCCCCCCAGTGAAAATGATCCCCATCTCATAAAGAACTCTAGCCTTCAGTCCAACAAGAGCAAAGTTtgcaagaagaaaaagaaatgtctgtCGGACATATTTGGACATATAGTTGGTGGATCAACGGAATCATCTGCTGTCACAAACATGCTGGACCAGTTTCATACAACAACTCATGCACTGAAAGAAGAGCCAAAGGACTCCCCGTATGCTGACCTGGATTCAGTTCCAATTCTGCATCGTCCGAAACGCTCGGCAGTGTCTCCAGTAcaggacagaaaaaaagagggtTCAACAAAAGGTAAAACAAAGTTTGCTGGAAAATCCAACAAATGTACAGATTCCCTTGATAGCATTTTATCAAAGAAATGTACGCCTAAAGATACAAACACCGAGCAGAGTTTGTACTGTTCACCTGAGGAGCACTCTACAAATCTTCCTGCCAGCAGTCGTCTGATGACCAGGGCTCTgaaagcagaggaagagacgGATCTGAAAGATGCACTGGTCACAAGCCAAATCTCAACAGATTCCCACAATGACAATTTTCCTAATAATAATGCAGCCATCACAACTGAAACCTCTCCTACCAGGAAATACCCCAAAAATGCATCGTCCTCTACTAATCCCAGCTCTCCAAAAAGACGTGCAAGGAAGCCTGATAAGAAACTTATTCGTAATGGCTCATTGATGAAGTCCAAGTGTGCCGACTCGGGTGTATCCACCATGCATCCTGTTGAAGTCAAGAAAGAAAACGTCGTCCTGgatttatcttcttcttcttcccccccGCCCTTGACTCTGTCTCCAATGGATGCCTTTCAGGATGTCAAGGAACTAATGTTCCAATCTCTCGAGAAGAAGAACAGCAGCGACTGTGAGCTCGCTGTGTTTCGGCCTGATTCCAATTATCAATTCAGTACCTTCCTGATGCTGCTGAAAGACATGCACGACACAAGACAAAAAGACGGTAAGCCCCTGACCGTCCCGCCATCAGCGGTCCTGATCAAGGAGGAGCCCCTGGTCATCCCTGCTGTCTCTGGAGGTGACCTGCTGCAGGGTTCTTCTGACGGTTTCACTCAGAGGATCAAAACAGAGAATGGCCTGTTGGGAAAAAACAAAGTGTCCCGCAACGCGGCGACGAAAACCAAGAACAGGACTAAAGCTATCATGATGGCTGACACCTACCACTGTGAAGACTTTTCTTTTCGCTCTCAGACCGGCAGCTTGGACAAGAAGCGTAGAAAACAAAGAGCACCTGCCAAATTGAAATCCAGCGTAGCGGGCCTTTCTTCAGACCTGGCTGACTTGGCTTATGGCAGGGAGTTTGTCAGCGGCCACGCCGACTTAGCCGATCCCGGATCTCGTGCCCCTGCCGCTGCTGATCCGTCGGCCAGCTACCTCGTCAAGATGTCAGAGTCCACCATGGCTCCAAAGAAGCGCTGGCAGGTGCTTGAGGGGGCTGCTGAGGGTAAGGGAGAGGTGCTGAGCGACGCGTCTGCTGAGATGAACAGGTCCTACAGCACCAGGGCATCACCGGATCTTGATCTGGAAGACGAGAGGCTGGAAGACGACTCCCTCTTCCTGGAGATGAGCGGCACCGGCG ggaatTCAGAGAACAAGCGTCTCCGGAAACCAACGAAAAGGCTCCTGGAGTCGACTGAGGGGTACGAACAAATATTTGCtccaaaaaagaaatcaaagaaacaCACCTCAGAATCTTCCAAAATG GCATCGGGGATGATGGAACTCCTCGATGGGAGTCCCCCACAAGGAAGTGTTACCTCAGCCTCGTCTCCTGTGGGGCCCAGCGAGGCTCCTTCCGAGCCCGAGCCTAGTCCTACTCGGGATGAGCTTTCTCCTCTACCATCCTCATCGTCCCCAGCCATGACACCACCAGCCCTCATCCCAGAGACGCCAGAAGAAACAGATCTACCTCCTGAATCTG ACACAGGGTTAGCAGTTCAAGaaagaaagaggccaaggaagcTCTCGCACAAGGTTCTTGAATGTACCATTGAAGAAGTGTCTGTTGATCCTACGAAAAAGAAG gagcCAAAGCGACATGTTGGAGCTACAGAGCTGAAGGTGTCAGTCCGGAAAACTCAG GTTGAATCTCTGAAAATGGAGAAGCCTGAACCCGGCACATCCTCTGCCCCAGCTGATGACCCCCAGCACCCAGAGAGTGAGGACATCCTCAGTCCAAACAGACCTCCCAGCCCCCGAGGAGCTAAGACCCCCGAGCAGGAGACCGACACGGAGGCCTGCAGCACTGACGAGAAACCAAACGTACACACTGGAACACTAACTCCCAAACCCGAG GTTCTGTCTGTTGCTTTGAATGACAGCCTCCCTTCCCACGTGGATGTTAAAGGGAAAATTGGAGCGACGTCATTAAAGGAAAATGTTTGTCAG gtgtGTGAGAGGACGGGAGACCTGCTGGTGTGTGATGGACACTGTTACGGAGCCTTTCACCTGCAATGCATTGGTCTATCAGTTGCGCCCAGGGGGAAATTCCTTTGTCACGAATGCAAAGCAG GTGTCCACACATGCTTTGTGTGTAAGAAGTCTGGGGGGGTAAAGCGCTGCATCATACCACTATGTGGGAAGTTCTACCACACCGAGTGCATCCTGGCCTACTCGGCCACGCAGACGCACAACAAAGGCTGCCGCTGCCCTCTGCATGTTTGTCTGTCCTGCCACATCACCAACCCCCTCAATGTCTGCAGCTCAAAGG GTCGACTGGCTCGATGTGTGCGCTGCCCTGTGGCTTATCACGCCAACGACAACTGCATGGCCGCCGGCAGCCTGGTGCTGGCCAACAACAGTTTCCTCTGTCCGAACCACTTCACCGCCCGCAAAGGCTGCAAGAACCACGAACACATCAACGTGAGCTGGTGCTTCGTCTGCTCTGAAG GGGGCAGTCTGCTGTGCTGTGAATCGTGTCCTGCTGCTTTCCATAAGGAGTGTCTGAATATGGAAATGCCCCAGGGCAGCTGGTTCTGCAATGACTGCAAATCTGGAAAGAGGCCTCGTATTAAAGACATACTGTGGGTCAAATGGGGACGCTACAG GTGGTGGCCTGCAGAAGTCTGTATGGCAAAAGATGTTCCAAATAACATCTTGAGGATGAAACACGAGGTGGGAGAGTTCCCGGTGCAATTCTTTGGCTCCAAAGATTTTGTGTGGACGTACCAGGCCAGAGTCTTCCCTTACATGGACGGTGACACTCACAACATTGAGAAAATGGGAAAGGGAGCAGATGCAGTCTACAAAAATG CCCTGACCAATGCAGCGGAGCGGTTCAAAGCGCTCCAGGCTGAAAAGGAAATGCGGCAGCTCCAGGAGGACCGAAAGAATGACAAGAAACCTCCTCCATACAAACACATTAGG GTAAACCGGCCAATCGGGAAGGTTCAGATCATCACGGCTGACCTATCAGAGATCCCACGTTGCAACTGCAAGGCCTCCGACGAACACCCCTGTGGCATCGACTCGGAGTGCATCAACCGCATGCTGATGTACGAGTGCCACCCTCAGGTGTGTGCGGCGGGGGAGCAATGTCAGAACCAGACCTTCACAAAGCGCCAGTACACAACCGTGGAGATTTTCAGGACGCTGTCCCGAGGCTGGGGTTTGCGCGGTGTGGCAGACATCAAGAAG GGAGCTTTTGTGAGTGAATATGTGGGAGAGGTGATAGATGAAGAAGAGTGTCGAGCCAGGATCAGACACGCTCAGGAGAATGACATCTGTAACTTCTACATGCTTACACTGGACAAG GACCGGATCATTGATGCCGGGCCCAAAGGGAACCAGGCTCGCTTCATGAACCACTGTTGCCAACCAAACTGTGAGACCCAGAAGTGGACTGTGAACGGGGACACCAGGGTGGGGCTGTTTTCCCTACAGGACATCCCACAAG GTGTGGAGCTGACGTTCAACTACAACCTGGAGTGTCTCGGCAATGGGAAAACTGCCTGTAAATGTGGAGCACCCAACTGCAGCGGTTTCCTTGGTGTCAGGCCAAAG AACCAGCCGCCAGCAGAGAAAGTGAAGGAAGGACgaagaaggaaaaggaagaCCAAGCAGGTCGTGACCAAGGAAAGAGAAGACGAGTGCTTCAGCTGTGGCGACGGGGGACAGATAGTGTCCTGTAAGAAGCCAGGCTGCCCAAAGGTCTATCACGCCGACTGTCTCAACTTGGCCAAGAGGCCTGCAG GGCGGTGGGAGTGTCCATGGCACCAGTGTGACATCTGTGGAAAAGAGGCGGCTTCGTTCTGTGAGATGTGTCCCAGCTCTTACTGTAAGGAGCACCGTGAAGGCATGCTCTTCATTTCCAAGCTGGACGGCAAGTTGTCCTGCAGCGAGCATGACCCCTGTGGGCCCGACCCACTGGAGCCGGGGGAGATTCGTGAATACGTGCCCAACACGACCTCTGTGAGGCCCGGGTCAATGGCGGTGCCCGTCACTCCCTCCCTGGCCCCAGAGTCCAGGAGAgccagttcttcttcttctgctgctgccactCCTGTCTCTTCCCCTACTGGCCAGGCTGAACTGGACAAGCAGGAGCCTCCGCCTCGTCTCTACATCAACACGAAGACTGCTACCTCCAGCTTCATCCCCTCCACCAGGGTGTACCTGACAGACAGGACTGAAGGGTTCTCCACACCCACCTCCTccaagggggagagagaggacgggGAGGTGGAGGACGGAGAGGTGTGTGGGTTAGAGGTGGAAGATGTGGatggggatgatgatgatgttgatgatgatgatgatgaggatgaggaggaggatgatgaggataataatgaggaggaggaggaggcagaggaggaggaggaggaggaggcagaagaggaggacgacgcagaggaggaggaggaggaggaggaagaggatgaaatggaggagatggagatagtggaagatgaggaggaggaccaACCACTGTATGGAAATGACCTGCTGGAAGAAGGcgagaaggaggaggacgaggaggaggaggaggaggaggaggatgatgatgataatgatgacgACGAAGGAGGGGACGTGTATGACACTTGGGGAGGTTATGCGGATGAagatggagaggtggagggggaggaCTTCGAGGAGTGGGGGAGAGTGGAGGACGATGATAAATGA